A genomic stretch from Malus domestica chromosome 15, GDT2T_hap1 includes:
- the LOC103445651 gene encoding glycosyltransferase BC10, producing the protein MLSPTPLSLICAVLLCLPLTVIFTINSPTATKTTATISPSQITKPSKPLTDFNPISPPKSLPLDEDALFRLAARVNSRPPRSARPKIAFLFLTTTPLPFSPLWELFFNKIPKTHFSIYVHADPRFPYDPPFSGVFAHRVIPSKPAQRFTSTLISAARRLLAHALLGDKTNAMFALISPSCIPLHSFNFTYRTLARSKKSFIEVLDNEIGAYDRWAARGADAMLPQVKLEEFRIGSQFWILKRKHARMVVGDHRLWSKFKLPCERWYTCYPEENYFPTLLNMRDPGGLVPATLTHVDWRGRFDGHPRTYNASEVGPELIQSLRNDRPRYGDEEESWNDTVLTVRERRDPFLFARKFPPDAIGSLMSMASDVIFKD; encoded by the coding sequence ATGCTCTCCCCAACGCCTTTATCTCTCATCTGCGCCGTTCTTCTGTGTCTCCCTCTCACCGTAATCTTCACCATCAACAGCCCAACGGCCACAAAAACCACCGCCACCATTTCCCCCTCCCAAATCACAAAACCCTCCAAACCCCTAACAGACTTTAACCCAATTTCACCGCCAAAGTCCCTCCCTTTAGATGAAGACGCTCTCTTCCGCCTCGCCGCTCGGGTCAACTCGCGCCCCCCACGATCCGCCCGCCCCAAAATCGCCTTCCTCTTCCTCACCACCACCCCTCTCCCCTTCTCCCCTCTCTGGGAGCTCTTCTTCAACAAAATCCCCAAAACCCATTTCTCCATTTACGTCCACGCCGACCCGCGATTCCCCTACGACCCGCCGTTCTCCGGCGTGTTCGCGCACCGCGTTATCCCCTCCAAACCTGCCCAGCGGTTCACCTCCACGCTCATTTCGGCCGCGCGCCGCTTGCTCGCCCACGCGCTTCTCGGCGACAAAACGAACGCCATGTTTGCGCTCATTTCTCCCTCGTGCATCCCCCTCCACTCCTTCAACTTCACGTACCGGACGCTCGCCCGATCGAAGAAGAGTTTCATCGAGGTTCTGGATAACGAGATCGGGGCGTACGATAGATGGGCAGCGCGTGGGGCGGACGCGATGTTGCCGCAGGTGAAGCTGGAGGAGTTTCGGATCGGGTCCCAGTTTTGGATTCTAAAGCGGAAGCACGCGAGGATGGTGGTGGGCGACCACCGGCTTTGGTCCAAGTTCAAGCTACCGTGCGAGCGTTGGTACACGTGTTACCCCGAGGAAAATTACTTTCCTACCCTCCTCAACATGCGAGACCCCGGCGGGCTAGTGCCTGCCACGCTGACGCACGTGGACTGGCGGGGGAGGTTCGACGGCCACCCCCGCACGTACAACGCCTCCGAGGTGGGGCCCGAGTTGATACAATCGCTGAGGAACGACAGGCCGAGGTACGGCGACGAGGAGGAGAGCTGGAACGACACTGTTTTGACGGTGAGGGAACGGCGGGACCCGTTTCTGTTCGCGAGGAAGTTCCCGCCGGATGCGATCGGGTCGTTGATGAGTATGGCCAGTGACGTCATCTTCAAAGATTAG
- the LOC139192194 gene encoding UPF0481 protein At3g47200-like — translation MEEHKQRYLQHFLHRIRVETKEDLEVYVKKIMVQEPRLRGCYDGEAGEFKSDVFVSIILVDAAFIIELLLRNFSQRLEDDNDWIFTKPWMLQNIAPDMILLENQLPFFILEYLFADVSSNWDNAEELPSLVELSYMFFQKTVHLQGNEDNLKNIISSRLEVKHFVDLIRALHLPSLTRSQTEKPLESTLNTPCAKKLHQAGVKFQVSSSKNLFDISFNINKGILEIPQVEIHDYSELTLRNLLVFEQCHCMDNHISDYLRIMDGFVNTPMDVDFLVENGIFVNTLGDNNKVSILINKLCVGVSWNNENCYFADLSKELNNYCGKPWNKSKASLKQKYFNTPWAMISVFAAGFLIVLIVIQTVCTIISVIN, via the coding sequence ATGGAAGAACACAAACAGAGGTACCTACAACATTTTCTACATCGGATTAGGgtagagaccaaggaagactTGGAGGTTTATGTGAAGAAAATAATGGTTCAAGAACCAAGACTGCGTGGTTGTTATGATGGAGAAGCCGGTGAGTTTAAGAGTGATGTATTTGTAAGTATCATTTTAGTTGATGCCGCCTTCATCATTGAGCTCTTATTGAGGAACTTTTCCCAGCGTTTGGAGGATGATAATGACTGGATATTCACAAAACCATGGATGTTGCAAAATATAGCGCCTGACATGATTTTACTTGAAAATCAGCTGCCATTTTTCATTCTTGAATATCTGTTCGCCGATGTCAGTTCTAACTGGGATAATGCTGAGGAACTGCCTTCACTAGTAGAGCTTTCTTACATGTTCTTCCAGAAGACGGTGCATTTACAGGGGAATGAAGACAACTTGAAGAACATAATTTCTTCTAGATTGGAAGTAAAACACTTTGTTGATTTGATAAGAGCTTTACATCTACCGTCTTTGACGAGGTCACAAACTGAAAAGCCACTCGAAAGTACTCTAAATACACCATGCGCTAAGAAACTACACCAGGCTGGAGTCAAGTTTCAGGTCAGTTCAAGCAAAAATTTGTTTGATATATCATTCAATATTAATAAAGGTATTCTGGAAATTCCACAAGTAGAAATACACGATTACTCGGAGCTTACACTCAGAAATCTCCTTGTATTCGAACAATGCCATTGCATGGACAATCACATAAGTGATTATCTTCGCATCATGGATGGTTTTGTAAACACCCCAATGGATGTAGATTTCCTTGTTGAGAATGGAATTTTCGTGAATACGCTCGGCGACAACAATAAGGTTTCTATTCTGATTAACAAACTTTGCGTTGGGGTTTCTTGGAACAACGAAAACTGCTACTTTGCTGATCTTTCCAAGGAGCTGAACAACTACTGTGGAAAGCCGTGGAACAAATCCAAGGCAAGCTTGAAACAAAAGTATTTCAACACACCCTGGGCAATGATTTCTGTCTTTGCAGCTGGTTTTCTCATCGTACTCATTGTCATACAAACAGTGTGTACTATCATCTCTGTCATTAATTAG
- the LOC139192195 gene encoding UPF0481 protein At3g47200-like, which produces MALKKVKYSSTRAPDDIEKAISSAVNSMVNHLNSLSPLSRHCCINKVPARLRCVMKKAYTPQVVSIGPLHHENKDLLYMEEHKQRYLQHFLYQTRVDLEVYVKKIMAQEERLRGCYEGEASEFKSDVFVSIILVDAAFIIELLLRYSFKDLRDDNDWIFKKPWMLQNIAPDMILLENQVPFFILEDLFAHVKSKWEKDEPLPSIIKLSFDFFHETVRLQGNEGRLEDIISSSLMKGSLEVKHFVDLIRTLHLPTQQPLKSSQTKVKHFCDRIRGFLSTKKPQTERPLNTPCAKKLHQAGVKFQVRRSSKNLFDIQFNNQGILEIPQVEINDYTELTLRNLLAFEQCHCMENHISDYLCIMDGFVNTPTDVDLLVEDGIVVNTLGDNNKVSCLINKLCTGVSWNHKDYYFAALSKDLNDYCRKPWNKSKASLKQKYFNTPWAMISVFAAGFLIVLTIIQTVCTIISVIN; this is translated from the coding sequence ATGGCCTTGAAGAAAGTGAAATATAGCAGCACTCGAGCTCCAGATGACATAGAAAAGGCCATCAGCTCAGCAGTGAATTCGATGGTAAATCACTTGAATAGCCTGTCACCCCTGTCCCGTCACTGTTGTATCAACAAAGTTCCTGCGCGACTACGGTGCGTGATGAAGAAGGCCTACACACCGCAAGTAGTCTCAATAGGCCCACTCCACCATGAAAACAAAGACTTGTTATACATGGAAGAACACAAACAGAGGTACCTACAACATTTTCTATATCAGACTAGGGTAGACTTGGAGGTTTATGTGAAGAAAATAATGGCCCAAGAAGAAAGACTGCGTGGTTGTTATGAAGGAGAAGCCAGTGAGTTTAAGAGTGATGTATTTGTAAGTATCATTTTAGTTGATGCCGCCTTCATCATTGAGCTCTTATTGAGGTACTCTTTCAAAGATTTGCGGGATGATAATGACTGGATATTCAAAAAACCATGGATGTTGCAAAATATAGCGCCTGACATGATTTTACTTGAAAATCAGGTGCCATTTTTCATTCTTGAAGATCTTTTCGCACATGTCAAATCAAAATGGGAAAAAGATGAGCCGCTGCCTTCAATAATAAAGCTCTCTTTCGACTTCTTCCACGAGACGGTGCGTTTACAGGGGAATGAAGGCCGATTGGAGGATATAATTTCTTCTAGTTTGATGAAAGGTAGTTTGGAAGTAAAACACTTTGTTGATTTGATAAGAACTTTACATCTACCAACGCAACAACCTTTGAAGAGCTCACAAACAAAGGTTAAACACTTCTGTGATCGTATAAGAGGATTTCTATCAACTAAGAAGCCACAAACGGAGAGGCCTCTAAATACACCATGCGCTAAGAAACTACACCAGGCTGGAGTCAAGTTTCAGGTCAGAAGATCAAGCAAAAATTTGTTTGATATACAATTCAATAATCAAGGTATTCTGGAAATTCCACAAGTAGAAATAAACGATTACACAGAGCTTACACTCAGAAATCTCCTTGCATTTGAACAATGCCATTGCATGGAGAATCACATAAGTGATTATCTTTGCATCATGGATGGTTTTGTAAACACCCCAACGGATGTTGATCTCCTTGTTGAGGATGGAATTGTAGTGAATACGCTTGGCGACAACAATAAGGTTTCTTGTCTGATTAACAAGCTTTGCACTGGGGTTTCTTGGAACCACAAAGACTACTACTTTGCTGCTCTTTCTAAGGACCTGAACGACTACTGTCGAAAGCCGTGGAACAAATCGAAGGCAAGCTTGAAACAAAAGTATTTCAACACACCTTGGGCAATGATTTCTGTCTTTGCAGCTGGTTTTCTCATCGTACTCACTATCATACAAACAGTGTGTACTATCATCTCTGTCATTAATTAG